In Platichthys flesus chromosome 20, fPlaFle2.1, whole genome shotgun sequence, a single genomic region encodes these proteins:
- the LOC133931771 gene encoding uncharacterized protein LOC133931771, producing MATSGKQPRSSYFSPVELEILMTAYAETNRKKAEARKTGGGPPPPPLTEAEKMALSQNSGRHIAEGISGGSSSDPPTSQVTGAYIRVTDGVICLVEPSAITDLHAVEDDEETLSAATEREDAERPAESHAGNYNGEEGPSTSTAQLTSLPVKQLYKVYLESQINKSHLEMEHIRLQITKTEKEIQLLDHQLKVGDVPTGNKEDLIK from the exons ATGGCAACAAGTGGTAAACAGCCTCGATCCTCCTACTTCTCCCCAGTGGAGTTGGAAATATTAATGACTGCGTATGCAGAAA CCAACAGAAAAAAGGCTGAGGCCCGCAAAACAGGTGGcggtccaccaccaccacctctcacagaggctgaaaagatggCCCTCAGTCAGAACAGTGGACGACACATTGCTGAGGGCATCTCTGGGGGGAGTTCATCGGACCCACCCACGTCCCAGGTCACAGGGGCCTACATAAGAG TTACTGATGGTGTAATCTGTCTCGTTGAGCCTTCTGCCATAACAGACCTCCATGCTGTT gaggatgatgaagaaacCTTATCAGCTGCCACAGAGAGGGAAGATGCAGAGAGGCCTGCTGAA AGCCATGCTGGAAATTACAATGGGGAAGAAGGTCCATCAACCTCCACAGCACAGCTTACCTCA CTCCctgtgaaacaactttacaagGTATATTTAGAatctcaaataaacaaatcacacCTAGAAATGGAGCACATAAGGCTGCAGATCaccaaaacagaaaaggaaatacAACTGCTGGACCATCAGTTAAAGGTGGGTGACGTGCCCACAG GAAATAAAGAAGACCTCATAAAATGA
- the LOC133931770 gene encoding putative nuclease HARBI1 translates to MACPFIEEPVDVEAQILRRHLHRERIIRPRLDVLSFPDEYLFERFRFSASSIIYINDILSPHIAHMTHRGHALSSEQILCIALRFFANGSFLYNVGDAEHVSKATVCRAVRNVTLALKRLLCTFVVFPSHRPTRLLKEEFHRIAGFPGVIGCIDGTHIPIIAPSINEGDYVNRKSVHSINVQIICDGAHMINNVEAKWPGSVHDSRMFRESTLSARFAGVEFDGYLLGDRGYPCQRYLLTPYPDPEPGPQRHYNLAHCRTRARVEMTIGILKARFQCLRRLRVTPERACDIIVACVVLHNIATIRGEQCPTLSPCDPGINHTPPADTRDGRAVRDMICVNHF, encoded by the exons ATGGCGTGTCCTTTTATTGAAGAGCCAGTTGATGTCGAGGCGCAGATACTCCGCAGACATCTCCACCGGGAGAGGATTATTAGACCCCGATTGGATGTTTTATCATTCCCTGATGAGTATCTGTTTGAGCGTTTCCGTTTCTCTGCATCatctataatttatataaacgATATTCTCAGCCCTCACATCGCTCACATGACGCATCGTGGACATGCTCTCAGTTCCGAGCAAATTCTTTGTATTGCACTTCGTTTTTTTGCCAACGGCAGTTTTTTGTATAACGTCGGTGATGCAGAGCATGTGTCCAAGGCAACTGTCTGTCGGGCTGTCCGAAATGTGACACTTGCACTGAAACGGCTACTATGCACGTTTGTAGTGTTCCCAAGTCACAGACCCACCAGACTTCTCAAAGAAGAGTTCCACAGAATTGCAG gGTTTCCAGGTGTGATTGGCTGCATAGATGGCACTCACATTCCTATCATCGCTCCTTCAATAAATGAAGGAGATTATGTGAATAGGAAATCTGTCCACAGCATTAATGTGCAG ATCATATGTGATGGAGCCCACATGATTAACAATGTGGAAGCGAAGTGGCCTGGGTCTGTGCATGACTCACGAATGTTTCGTGAGTCGACACTGAGTGCCAGATTTGCCGGTG TAGAGTTCGATGGTTACCTACTCGGAGACAGAGGGTACCCCTGCCAGCGCTATCTGCTGACCCCTTACCCTGACCCTGAGCCTGGCCCACAGCGACACTACAACTTGGCTCACTGCAGGACACGAGCCAGAGTGGAGATGACCATCGGGATACTCAAGGCCCGGTTCCAGTGCCTTCGTAGGCTCAGGGTCACCCCAGAGAGAGCTTGTGACATTATAGTGGCATGTGTGGTTCTCCACAACATTGCCACTATTAGAGGAGAACAATGTCCTACTCTTTCCCCCTGTGATCCAGGTATTAATCATACCCCCCCTGCTGATACACGAGATGGAAGAGCTGTTAGAGACATGATATGTGTCAATCATTTCTAA